In Devosia sp. 1566, a single genomic region encodes these proteins:
- a CDS encoding RNA methyltransferase, whose translation MAGTDSSIPITLAPSPAIILCEPQLGENIGTAARAMANFGLWDLRLVRPRDGWPNEKAVNAASRADHVLERVRVFDTLEAAISDLTLVYATTARSRDLQKAVIGPDEAAQRMASHIGGGRGAGLLFGRERWGLLNDEVALADAIVTLPVEPAFASLNIAQAVLLLAYEWRRHSAAGTTLPFDDNLAQVAPREELVGLFGHLEATLDQSGFFTAPDKRPTVVNNLRTMLERGKFTSQEIRTLRGVISSIDRRHQRPNPNRQPRESDKS comes from the coding sequence ATGGCCGGCACCGATTCATCCATTCCCATCACCCTGGCGCCCTCACCGGCCATTATCCTGTGCGAGCCGCAGCTGGGCGAGAACATTGGCACGGCCGCTCGGGCCATGGCTAATTTCGGGCTGTGGGACCTGCGGCTGGTGCGGCCGCGCGACGGCTGGCCTAATGAGAAGGCGGTGAACGCTGCTTCCCGTGCCGATCATGTGCTCGAACGGGTGCGGGTGTTCGATACGCTTGAAGCGGCGATCAGCGACCTCACCCTGGTTTATGCCACGACGGCCCGCTCGCGCGACTTGCAGAAGGCGGTGATCGGCCCCGACGAGGCAGCGCAACGGATGGCCAGCCATATCGGTGGTGGTCGTGGTGCCGGCCTTCTGTTCGGGCGTGAGCGCTGGGGGTTGCTCAATGACGAGGTGGCCTTGGCCGATGCCATCGTGACCTTGCCGGTGGAGCCTGCCTTTGCTTCGCTTAACATCGCGCAGGCCGTGTTGCTGCTGGCCTATGAATGGCGCCGCCACAGCGCCGCCGGAACCACGTTGCCATTCGATGATAACCTGGCGCAGGTTGCGCCGCGCGAAGAGTTGGTTGGCTTGTTCGGGCACCTGGAAGCGACGCTCGACCAATCGGGGTTCTTTACCGCACCGGACAAGCGGCCCACAGTGGTCAACAATCTGCGCACCATGCTCGAGCGTGGCAAGTTCACCAGCCAGGAAATTCGCACGCTACGCGGCGTGATCTCCTCGATCGACCGGCGTCATCAGCGTCCCAATCCAAACCGACAGCCGCGCGAAAGTGACAAAAGCTAG
- a CDS encoding exopolysaccharide biosynthesis protein — protein sequence MPLSPHASPVELQLDAMRQALHLSASGQAPELTFSGLIQVLGVNSHTLIIFVFSLLNMIPGAPGYGGLVALAMFGFAMAMLLGRPVRLPRFVGDRRVPVKLLLKLLAGLLRYSRALARISFPRFRALVGTGTGRPFALIVMVLCLPMVVPIPFMNAIPNVGVAVMCLSRLNRDGLGLIIGVLIGAVGFLVDAWVIWTVISLGFSAGGFLRG from the coding sequence ATGCCCCTTTCTCCGCACGCCAGCCCGGTTGAACTCCAGCTCGATGCCATGCGGCAGGCCCTGCACCTGTCTGCCAGCGGCCAAGCGCCGGAACTGACCTTTTCGGGCCTCATCCAGGTTCTTGGCGTCAACAGCCACACTCTCATCATCTTCGTTTTCAGCCTGCTCAACATGATCCCGGGTGCCCCAGGCTATGGCGGGTTGGTGGCACTGGCCATGTTTGGGTTTGCCATGGCCATGCTGCTGGGCCGCCCCGTGCGCCTGCCGCGTTTTGTGGGTGACCGGCGCGTCCCTGTTAAGCTCCTGCTCAAACTGCTGGCCGGTTTGCTGCGCTATTCGCGCGCATTGGCGCGCATCTCCTTTCCCCGCTTCCGAGCCCTGGTTGGAACAGGAACGGGTCGCCCCTTCGCCCTCATCGTCATGGTGCTGTGCCTGCCCATGGTGGTCCCTATCCCCTTTATGAACGCCATCCCCAATGTCGGGGTCGCGGTAATGTGCCTGTCCCGGTTGAACCGCGACGGTTTGGGCCTCATCATCGGCGTCCTCATCGGGGCAGTCGGCTTCCTGGTCGATGCGTGGGTGATCTGGACGGTGATTTCGCTCGGTTTTTCTGCCGGCGGTTTTCTGAGGGGGTAG
- a CDS encoding SbmA/BacA-like family transporter, whose product MFRSFFPVPKIFFSSAALWLLASVLLWFSIGEPLRAVISIDRFTHPVMAATVSDQPTTTDQPVPDPAAGAEQTNPNAPASTESEAPVTPNPAAAAAEGASLNFLTAERVWLYQYVVMVALVFCVFWYFYKRNEWYWWSVVSSAVILLVIYFQVQVQAFVNEWSGSFFNTIQLALTQPGSVTPDQLYGLTWTIILVTIPNVLVAVALAFYTSHYVFRWRKAMNFYYMTYWPEIRHTEGAAQRVQEDTMRFASIMEDLGTAFFDSLITLVVFLPLLWSLSANISELPIFGAAPGGLVWVALLGAAAGTALLALVGIKLPGLNFANQRVEAAYRKELVFGEDHADRAQPPTIRHLFADVQRNYFRLYFHYTYFNLARYGYTNMVGYVPLLVMAPSILAGTLTMGLYQQIQIAFGQVFSSFQFFARAWTVIVELQSVVMRLRKFESYIPQDQEPIKVSLSGASA is encoded by the coding sequence GTGTTTCGGTCCTTTTTCCCCGTTCCAAAAATCTTCTTCAGTTCAGCGGCCTTATGGCTGCTGGCATCAGTGCTGTTGTGGTTCTCCATCGGGGAACCATTGCGCGCCGTGATCAGCATTGACCGGTTCACCCATCCAGTGATGGCGGCCACCGTCTCCGATCAGCCCACCACCACCGACCAGCCGGTGCCTGATCCTGCCGCGGGAGCCGAGCAAACCAATCCTAATGCTCCCGCTTCCACCGAGAGCGAAGCTCCGGTCACTCCCAATCCAGCGGCAGCTGCCGCCGAAGGTGCCAGCCTCAATTTCCTGACGGCCGAGCGGGTATGGCTCTACCAATACGTTGTTATGGTGGCGCTGGTTTTCTGCGTCTTCTGGTACTTCTACAAGCGCAATGAGTGGTACTGGTGGTCGGTGGTTTCTTCCGCTGTCATCCTGCTGGTCATCTACTTCCAGGTGCAGGTGCAGGCCTTCGTCAATGAATGGTCGGGCTCGTTCTTCAACACCATCCAGCTGGCATTGACGCAGCCGGGATCAGTAACACCCGACCAGCTTTACGGACTGACCTGGACCATCATCCTCGTCACCATCCCCAATGTGCTCGTCGCCGTCGCGCTGGCCTTCTACACGTCCCATTACGTGTTCCGCTGGCGCAAGGCCATGAACTTCTACTACATGACTTACTGGCCCGAGATCCGGCACACCGAAGGGGCGGCACAGCGCGTTCAGGAAGATACAATGCGCTTCGCCTCGATCATGGAGGATCTGGGCACCGCGTTCTTCGATTCACTGATTACGCTAGTCGTCTTTCTGCCACTGCTCTGGAGCCTTTCTGCCAATATCAGCGAGCTGCCGATCTTTGGCGCCGCGCCAGGTGGCCTAGTCTGGGTGGCTCTGCTGGGTGCTGCAGCGGGCACGGCGCTGCTGGCGCTCGTCGGAATAAAGTTGCCGGGCCTCAACTTCGCCAACCAGCGTGTCGAAGCAGCCTACCGCAAAGAGCTGGTCTTCGGCGAAGACCATGCTGATCGTGCCCAACCCCCGACGATCCGTCACCTCTTCGCCGATGTGCAGAGGAACTACTTCCGCCTGTATTTTCACTACACCTACTTCAACCTTGCCAGGTACGGGTACACCAACATGGTCGGCTATGTGCCGCTCCTCGTCATGGCGCCTTCCATCCTTGCCGGCACACTCACGATGGGCCTCTACCAGCAGATCCAGATCGCCTTCGGACAGGTTTTCAGCTCCTTCCAGTTCTTCGCGCGCGCCTGGACGGTAATTGTGGAGCTACAATCGGTTGTCATGCGACTGCGCAAGTTCGAAAGCTACATCCCCCAGGATCAGGAACCGATAAAGGTTAGCCTCAGCGGCGCCTCCGCCTAG
- a CDS encoding GNAT family protein, producing MSSPSLPLQTDRLMLRTFERADLADLAAYHTLPSMQRYVFSRTRDEADVADALNVLRGHVSLQRPGDTLTLAMVRKGDKKVIGHVSLNWQDATSGQGEVRFCINPSYSGQGYAAEALGAMFDLAFERFHIHRVFVRCDGRNHNSIKLMQKLGLRLEAHYREHALFQGEWDEELHFAILDREWNRSSKVKELPIRHRVA from the coding sequence ATGTCGTCACCATCTTTGCCCTTGCAAACAGATCGGTTGATGCTGCGGACCTTCGAGCGCGCCGACCTTGCGGATCTCGCGGCCTATCATACCCTTCCATCCATGCAGCGCTATGTGTTCAGCCGAACGCGCGATGAGGCCGATGTTGCCGATGCGCTTAACGTCCTGCGGGGACATGTGAGCCTGCAGCGGCCTGGCGACACGCTGACCCTGGCCATGGTGCGCAAGGGCGACAAGAAGGTCATCGGCCATGTTTCGCTGAATTGGCAGGACGCAACATCGGGGCAGGGCGAAGTTCGCTTCTGCATCAATCCCAGCTATTCGGGACAGGGCTATGCCGCCGAAGCGCTGGGCGCCATGTTCGATCTCGCTTTCGAGCGGTTCCACATCCACCGGGTATTTGTCCGGTGTGACGGGCGCAACCACAATTCCATCAAGCTGATGCAAAAGCTCGGCCTGCGCCTCGAAGCGCATTACCGCGAGCATGCGCTGTTCCAGGGCGAGTGGGACGAAGAACTGCATTTCGCCATTCTCGACCGGGAATGGAACCGCTCCAGCAAGGTCAAGGAACTGCCGATCCGCCATCGCGTTGCCTAA
- a CDS encoding GFA family protein: MSKQDRVSVNVNANCACGALTMAIAGPVGSMFMCACLHCQQASGTGHSTVALVSEQHLIVSGQAGSFSRPSASGATFTRHFCPHCGTPLYGQSSRAPSVRLVAAGFFVGDNAWFVPNQLIFARTHQGWDAVADHLPQHKTYRPSPA; this comes from the coding sequence ATGAGCAAACAAGACCGAGTGTCGGTGAACGTGAACGCCAATTGCGCCTGCGGGGCGCTGACCATGGCCATCGCCGGTCCGGTCGGCTCCATGTTCATGTGCGCTTGCCTACATTGCCAGCAGGCGAGCGGCACGGGTCATTCGACCGTGGCCCTCGTGTCTGAGCAACACCTGATCGTCTCCGGGCAAGCCGGCAGTTTCTCGCGGCCAAGTGCGTCGGGCGCAACCTTCACCCGTCACTTCTGTCCCCATTGCGGCACGCCGCTTTATGGCCAGTCCTCCCGCGCTCCATCCGTGCGCTTGGTCGCGGCAGGCTTTTTCGTCGGCGACAACGCTTGGTTTGTGCCCAATCAACTGATCTTCGCCCGCACCCACCAGGGCTGGGACGCGGTTGCCGATCACCTTCCACAGCACAAGACCTACCGCCCTTCGCCCGCCTGA
- a CDS encoding GNAT family protein, whose protein sequence is MALYPTYPMETKRLRLRPFTRGDVDAVFAYRQRDDVARFLFDSALSREECALAVQQRIAQTTLIDEGDKIVLGVELPGTGELIGEVSLIWRSVDSQQGEVGWILHPDYHGQGYGTEAAGAMLDLAFRQANLHRVIARCAAENAPSFHLMERLGMRREAHFREHAVTKGVWDEEFIYAILQGEWLSRNTPQT, encoded by the coding sequence ATGGCGCTTTATCCGACCTATCCGATGGAAACCAAGCGGCTGCGTTTGCGCCCGTTTACACGCGGCGATGTTGATGCCGTGTTTGCCTATCGGCAGCGCGATGACGTGGCGCGGTTTCTGTTCGACTCGGCACTCAGCCGGGAGGAATGCGCACTGGCGGTGCAGCAGCGGATCGCGCAAACCACGCTGATCGACGAGGGCGACAAAATCGTTCTCGGGGTGGAACTGCCCGGCACCGGCGAACTGATCGGCGAAGTTTCGCTGATCTGGCGGAGCGTCGACAGCCAACAAGGGGAAGTGGGCTGGATCCTGCACCCGGACTATCACGGGCAGGGCTATGGCACGGAAGCGGCGGGCGCGATGCTGGACCTGGCGTTCAGGCAGGCAAATCTGCATCGGGTGATTGCCCGCTGCGCAGCCGAGAATGCGCCATCGTTCCATCTCATGGAGCGCCTGGGCATGCGGCGGGAAGCGCATTTCCGCGAGCACGCCGTCACCAAAGGTGTGTGGGATGAAGAGTTCATTTACGCTATTTTGCAGGGCGAGTGGCTGAGCCGGAACACGCCCCAGACCTAG
- a CDS encoding MFS transporter, whose product MSTPAPHDKSRLAFSYTGFRFFWLTTLLVSFAVQIMSVSIAWQIFAITGDYFLLGLVGLCLFMPALVLMLVTGLAADRFNRRMIMAVCLAVELGCALGFLMLVNAQEHEVWPIFAILVVLGTARAFWSPAAQSLAPNLVPPEALSNAITVNASAWQFAAIMGPSIGGVLYALSPVVAFGTAGVLLLVASGCVLLIPKPQQRQSQQATSLETIFGGFRYILSNKVVLGAISLDMFAVLMGGAVALLPAFTEEILHGGPVEFGILRASPGVGALLMALTLTRFPIRHHAGKMLFVFVALFGLFTTVFGLSSNVWLSIGALMLVGASDMVSVTIRETIMQLWTPEEVRGRVNAVNSVFIGASNELGEFRAGTVAHFIGPVCAVVVGGVGAMAVAAIWSRVFPGLRKQDTLDRKMVRDGVAEPLSTP is encoded by the coding sequence ATGAGCACGCCCGCACCGCATGATAAATCCCGCCTCGCTTTCAGTTACACCGGCTTCCGCTTCTTTTGGCTGACCACGCTGCTGGTTAGCTTTGCTGTCCAGATCATGTCTGTATCCATCGCCTGGCAGATCTTTGCGATCACCGGCGATTATTTCCTGCTCGGGCTGGTGGGCCTTTGCTTGTTTATGCCGGCTCTGGTGTTGATGCTGGTGACGGGCCTAGCGGCGGACCGGTTCAACCGCCGGATGATCATGGCAGTGTGTCTGGCCGTGGAGCTGGGTTGCGCGCTCGGTTTTCTCATGCTGGTGAATGCGCAGGAGCATGAGGTTTGGCCGATCTTTGCCATCCTAGTAGTGCTGGGCACCGCCCGCGCCTTCTGGAGCCCGGCAGCCCAGTCGCTGGCCCCAAACCTGGTGCCCCCTGAAGCCCTGAGCAATGCGATTACGGTCAATGCTTCGGCTTGGCAGTTTGCGGCGATCATGGGACCCTCGATTGGTGGTGTGCTGTATGCCCTGAGTCCGGTCGTTGCGTTTGGCACCGCGGGCGTGCTGTTGCTGGTAGCCAGCGGTTGTGTGCTGCTGATCCCCAAGCCGCAGCAGCGCCAATCGCAGCAGGCGACCAGCCTTGAGACGATCTTTGGCGGGTTCCGTTATATCCTGAGCAACAAGGTGGTACTGGGCGCCATTTCGCTCGACATGTTCGCCGTGCTGATGGGCGGGGCAGTGGCCTTGCTGCCGGCCTTCACTGAAGAGATACTGCATGGTGGGCCGGTGGAGTTCGGCATTTTGCGGGCGTCGCCCGGCGTTGGCGCGCTGTTGATGGCGTTGACGCTGACGCGATTCCCCATCCGGCATCATGCCGGCAAGATGCTGTTCGTGTTCGTGGCGCTGTTTGGTTTGTTCACGACGGTGTTCGGGCTATCGAGCAATGTGTGGCTGTCGATTGGAGCACTGATGCTGGTGGGCGCCTCGGATATGGTGAGCGTGACCATCCGCGAGACCATCATGCAGCTCTGGACGCCTGAAGAGGTGCGCGGACGCGTTAATGCGGTCAATTCCGTGTTTATCGGTGCGTCCAACGAGCTTGGCGAATTTCGAGCCGGAACAGTCGCCCATTTCATTGGGCCGGTTTGCGCGGTGGTGGTGGGTGGCGTGGGCGCCATGGCGGTCGCGGCGATCTGGAGCCGGGTGTTTCCCGGGCTGCGCAAGCAGGATACACTTGACCGCAAGATGGTCAGGGATGGCGTGGCCGAGCCGCTGTCGACCCCTTAG
- a CDS encoding alpha/beta-hydrolase family protein: MRAPAASAWRMQRLLPRLLLALDRLPTGGVLVGVLFFALSLTPSLLPRHFVLQGILSGCVFAAGYGIGVFGEWLWTFMELSIPGRARARRIKLIALLVCTLTAIVFLWLSTGWQNSIREVMGMAPVHSTQPVRVAAIAALPAALLIGIGTAIVRFVRAVANWLARILPRRVALVGGMLIVGVVTSLFVNGIVVRGVLYAADQFYGELDALAGQYEEPPADPLRSGSAGSLIDWDTIGLDARVYVQSGPTAADIQALIGRPAKSPLRVYVGLRSAETVDQRAQLALAEMERIGAFDRSVLVLIMPVGTGWVDPPAIDTLEILHAGDVASVALQYSYLTSWLSLLAEPDVGTASAQALFNAVYDYWTELPPDTRPRLYLHGLSLGAYASQASATLYDVLADPFQGALWAGPPFASPSWRNATANRQAGTPEWLPRFNDSSIIRFTNQSNALDIPGASWGPMRLVYLQYASDPIVFFEPQVLYRPPEWLTSNRPPDVSRQLTWYPVVTFLQLALDMALAQTSPVGFGHVYAPQHYLDAWLAITDPPNWDAPNLQRLRDRLTRSGGAQDIGPGWFRDKAPVVTSAVP, from the coding sequence ATGCGCGCACCTGCCGCTAGCGCCTGGCGCATGCAGCGTCTCCTGCCGCGCCTCCTCCTGGCGCTGGATCGCTTGCCCACGGGCGGCGTGCTAGTCGGAGTGTTGTTCTTTGCCCTTTCCCTCACGCCTTCGCTGCTGCCTCGTCACTTCGTGCTGCAGGGTATTCTGAGCGGCTGCGTCTTTGCTGCCGGCTACGGCATCGGCGTGTTTGGCGAGTGGCTGTGGACCTTCATGGAACTGAGCATCCCGGGTCGCGCCCGCGCGCGCCGGATCAAGCTGATCGCCCTTTTGGTCTGCACGCTCACGGCCATTGTTTTTCTGTGGCTATCCACCGGTTGGCAAAACTCCATCCGCGAGGTCATGGGCATGGCCCCCGTTCATTCCACCCAGCCCGTACGCGTTGCCGCGATTGCGGCTCTTCCCGCGGCCCTGCTGATCGGCATCGGCACCGCCATCGTGCGCTTCGTGCGGGCCGTGGCCAATTGGCTGGCCCGCATCCTGCCGCGCCGGGTGGCGCTGGTTGGCGGCATGCTCATCGTCGGCGTCGTGACCAGCCTCTTTGTCAACGGCATCGTGGTGCGCGGCGTTCTTTATGCTGCCGATCAGTTCTATGGCGAACTGGATGCCCTCGCGGGCCAATATGAAGAGCCCCCGGCCGATCCCCTGCGTTCGGGCAGCGCCGGCTCCCTCATTGACTGGGACACGATCGGGCTCGACGCCCGGGTTTACGTCCAGTCCGGTCCCACGGCCGCCGATATCCAAGCCCTGATCGGGCGCCCAGCCAAGAGCCCGCTTCGGGTTTATGTTGGGCTCCGTTCGGCCGAAACGGTGGACCAGCGGGCCCAGCTTGCCCTTGCAGAAATGGAGCGGATCGGCGCCTTTGATCGCTCGGTGCTGGTGCTGATCATGCCCGTGGGCACGGGCTGGGTTGATCCCCCCGCAATCGACACGCTCGAAATTTTGCATGCCGGGGACGTCGCGAGCGTGGCGCTGCAATATTCATATCTCACCAGTTGGCTCTCGCTCCTTGCCGAACCTGATGTTGGCACGGCTTCGGCCCAGGCGCTGTTCAACGCGGTTTACGATTACTGGACCGAGTTGCCCCCCGACACCCGGCCCAGGCTTTATCTGCATGGTCTGAGCCTGGGTGCCTATGCGTCACAAGCCTCCGCCACCCTTTACGACGTGCTGGCCGATCCGTTCCAGGGCGCGCTTTGGGCCGGCCCGCCCTTCGCCAGCCCCTCCTGGCGCAATGCCACCGCGAACCGCCAGGCCGGCACTCCGGAATGGCTGCCGCGCTTCAACGACAGTTCCATCATCCGCTTTACCAACCAGAGCAATGCCCTCGACATTCCCGGTGCCAGCTGGGGTCCCATGCGCCTGGTTTACCTGCAATATGCCAGCGACCCCATTGTCTTCTTCGAACCCCAGGTGCTGTATCGTCCGCCCGAATGGCTGACCAGCAATCGGCCGCCCGACGTCTCGCGCCAGCTCACCTGGTACCCAGTCGTCACCTTCCTGCAGCTCGCGCTCGACATGGCCCTGGCCCAAACCTCGCCCGTTGGGTTCGGCCATGTTTACGCGCCCCAGCATTATCTTGATGCCTGGCTCGCCATCACCGATCCCCCAAATTGGGACGCTCCAAATCTGCAGCGACTGCGCGACCGGCTCACGCGCTCCGGCGGGGCACAGGATATCGGCCCCGGCTGGTTCCGGGATAAAGCGCCTGTTGTAACATCCGCTGTGCCTTGA
- the rpsD gene encoding 30S ribosomal protein S4: MSKRISAKHKIDRRLGENIWGRPSSPLNARAYGPGQHGQRRKGKLSDYGLQLRAKQKLKGYYASITEKSFKKLYNEAARVKGDTGENLIGLLESRLDAIVYRAKFVATPFAARQFVNHGHVMVNGKRVNIPSYQVKVGDKIEVRERSKQLTVLLEAIQLAERDVPDYVEVDHNKMTATYVRVPALSDVPYPVQMEPNLVVEFYSR; encoded by the coding sequence ATGTCGAAGCGCATTTCTGCCAAGCACAAGATTGACCGCCGTCTTGGCGAAAATATCTGGGGTCGTCCGTCGAGCCCGCTTAATGCCCGTGCCTATGGCCCCGGCCAGCACGGCCAACGCCGCAAGGGCAAGCTGAGCGATTATGGTCTGCAGCTGCGCGCCAAGCAGAAGCTGAAGGGCTACTATGCCTCGATCACCGAGAAGTCGTTCAAGAAGCTCTACAACGAAGCTGCCCGCGTCAAGGGCGACACCGGCGAGAACCTCATTGGCCTGCTCGAGTCGCGCCTGGACGCGATCGTCTATCGTGCCAAGTTCGTGGCAACCCCGTTTGCTGCCCGCCAGTTCGTCAACCATGGCCATGTGATGGTCAATGGCAAGCGCGTCAACATCCCATCCTACCAGGTCAAGGTTGGCGACAAGATCGAAGTGCGCGAGCGCTCCAAGCAGCTCACCGTTCTGCTCGAAGCCATCCAGTTGGCTGAGCGTGATGTGCCCGACTATGTGGAAGTCGACCACAACAAGATGACCGCGACCTATGTTCGCGTGCCGGCCCTGTCGGATGTGCCCTATCCGGTGCAGATGGAGCCAAATCTGGTGGTGGAATTCTACTCGCGCTAA
- a CDS encoding NADP-dependent isocitrate dehydrogenase produces the protein MSKIKVANPVVDLDGDEMTRIIWQAIKDKLIHPYLDLPIEYYDLSVESRDATNDQITIDAAKAIQKYGVGIKCATITPDEQRVEEFKLKKMWKSPNGTIRNILGGVIFREPIICQNVPRLVPGWTQPIIVGRHAFGDQYRATDFTFPGKGTLTIKFTGEDGQVIEHEVFQSPGAGVAMAMYNLDDSIRDFAYSSFNYALARGVPCYLSTKNTILKAYDGRFKDIFQEIYEAEFKEKFEAAKIWYEHRLIDDMVASALKWSGGYVWACKNYDGDVQSDIVAQGFGSLGLMTSVLATPDGKIVEAEAAHGTVTRHYRQHQQGKETSTNSTASIFAWTRGLAHRAKLDDNEALAKFAATLEKVTVDTIEEGKMTKDLSLLVGPDQPWLSTIGFLDAIDQNLQKAMA, from the coding sequence ATGAGCAAGATCAAAGTCGCCAATCCGGTCGTCGATCTCGACGGCGATGAGATGACGCGCATCATCTGGCAGGCGATCAAGGACAAGCTCATCCACCCCTATCTCGATCTGCCGATCGAATATTACGATCTCAGCGTCGAAAGCCGCGACGCCACCAACGACCAGATCACGATCGATGCCGCCAAGGCGATCCAGAAGTACGGCGTCGGCATCAAATGCGCCACCATCACCCCCGATGAGCAGCGCGTCGAGGAATTCAAGCTCAAGAAGATGTGGAAGTCGCCCAACGGCACCATCCGCAACATCCTGGGCGGCGTGATCTTCCGCGAGCCGATCATCTGCCAGAACGTGCCGCGCCTCGTCCCCGGCTGGACCCAGCCGATCATCGTGGGCCGCCACGCCTTTGGCGATCAGTACCGCGCCACCGACTTCACCTTCCCCGGCAAGGGCACGCTGACCATCAAGTTCACTGGCGAAGACGGCCAGGTGATCGAGCACGAAGTGTTCCAGTCGCCCGGCGCTGGCGTTGCCATGGCCATGTACAACCTGGACGATTCCATCCGCGACTTCGCTTATTCCAGCTTCAACTACGCGCTGGCCCGCGGCGTGCCGTGCTATCTCTCGACCAAGAACACCATCCTCAAGGCCTATGACGGCCGCTTCAAGGACATCTTCCAGGAAATCTACGAAGCCGAGTTCAAGGAAAAGTTCGAAGCCGCCAAGATCTGGTACGAGCACCGCCTGATCGACGACATGGTCGCCTCGGCACTCAAGTGGTCCGGCGGCTATGTCTGGGCGTGCAAGAACTATGACGGCGATGTGCAGTCCGACATCGTGGCCCAGGGCTTTGGCTCGCTCGGTCTGATGACCTCGGTTCTGGCCACCCCCGATGGCAAGATCGTCGAAGCCGAAGCTGCCCACGGGACCGTGACGCGTCACTACCGCCAGCATCAGCAGGGCAAGGAAACCTCAACCAACTCCACCGCCTCCATCTTTGCCTGGACGCGTGGCCTGGCTCATCGCGCCAAGCTCGATGACAACGAAGCCCTCGCCAAGTTCGCCGCGACCCTCGAAAAGGTCACCGTCGACACCATCGAAGAAGGCAAGATGACCAAGGACCTTTCCCTGCTCGTCGGCCCGGATCAGCCATGGCTGTCGACCATCGGCTTCCTCGATGCCATCGATCAGAACCTGCAGAAGGCCATGGCCTGA
- the ttcA gene encoding tRNA 2-thiocytidine(32) synthetase TtcA, producing the protein MSAVMDDLATPETDAAESGAHPIYADAPRSVEFNKLRKRLIRNTREALEKFAMVRPGERWLVALSGGKDSYGLLALLLDLKWRGLLPVELLACNLDQGQPNFPKHILPEFLSGLGIEHRIEYKDTYSIVTDKLPAGATYCSLCSRLRRGNLYRIAREEGCSALVLGHHRDDSLETFFMNLFHGGKLAAMPPRLLNDDGNVEVLRPLIYCAEDDLARFAEQMQFPIIPCDLCGSQDGLERNAMKAMLADIEKRMPGRKDVMIRALGNINPSHMLDPRLFDFAGLAERRS; encoded by the coding sequence ATGAGTGCGGTGATGGACGATCTTGCCACGCCCGAGACAGATGCGGCGGAAAGCGGCGCGCATCCCATCTATGCCGATGCCCCGCGCAGCGTGGAATTCAACAAGCTGCGCAAGCGGCTGATCCGCAATACGCGCGAGGCGCTCGAGAAGTTCGCGATGGTGCGGCCGGGCGAGCGTTGGCTGGTGGCGCTGTCGGGCGGCAAGGACAGCTATGGCTTGCTGGCGTTGCTGCTGGATCTGAAATGGCGCGGGCTGCTGCCGGTGGAGCTGCTGGCGTGCAATCTCGACCAGGGACAGCCCAATTTTCCCAAGCACATCCTGCCTGAGTTTCTCAGTGGGCTCGGGATCGAGCACCGGATCGAATACAAAGACACCTATTCAATTGTCACCGACAAGCTGCCGGCGGGCGCGACCTATTGTTCGCTTTGTTCGCGGCTGCGACGCGGCAATCTTTATCGCATTGCGCGCGAGGAGGGCTGTTCGGCGCTGGTGCTGGGGCACCACCGCGACGATAGCCTCGAAACCTTCTTCATGAATCTCTTCCATGGCGGCAAGCTCGCGGCCATGCCGCCGCGCCTGTTGAACGATGACGGCAATGTGGAAGTGCTGCGGCCGCTGATTTATTGCGCCGAGGACGACTTAGCGCGCTTTGCCGAGCAGATGCAGTTTCCCATCATTCCCTGTGACCTTTGCGGGTCGCAGGATGGGCTGGAGCGCAATGCGATGAAGGCCATGCTTGCCGATATCGAAAAACGCATGCCGGGGCGCAAGGACGTGATGATCCGTGCGCTAGGCAACATCAATCCCAGTCATATGCTCGATCCGCGGTTGTTTGACTTTGCCGGTCTGGCCGAACGGAGAAGCTAA